A region of Maridesulfovibrio bastinii DSM 16055 DNA encodes the following proteins:
- a CDS encoding ABC transporter permease: protein MDIPKIPIGHFIELFINFLVDHFSFATKAFSVVMEAGLEFLEHAMMAVPPLVFIVIAAALVWFLSKKRSLGIFTLVGLALILNLGLWNATISTIALVLISTLIAILIGVPLGILAAMNKTTNRIVMPILDVMQTMPAFVYLIPAIPFFGLGKVAAIFSTVIFAMPPSIRLTCLGIRQVPTELVECAEAFGSTRWQRLIKLELPLATNTILAGVNQTVMLSLSMVVIAAMIGAKGLGGEVWKAIQRLQMGNGFEAGIGIVIVAMILDRVLQQIGKRNN from the coding sequence ATGGATATACCTAAAATTCCGATCGGACACTTTATTGAACTGTTTATCAACTTTCTTGTAGATCATTTTTCATTCGCAACCAAAGCTTTCTCGGTAGTCATGGAAGCCGGACTTGAGTTTCTGGAACATGCCATGATGGCTGTTCCGCCGCTTGTTTTTATTGTTATTGCGGCTGCACTGGTCTGGTTCCTGTCTAAAAAACGCTCTCTTGGTATTTTCACCCTTGTAGGGCTGGCTCTTATTTTAAACCTCGGTTTATGGAATGCTACCATAAGCACTATAGCACTGGTACTGATCTCGACCCTGATTGCTATCCTTATCGGTGTCCCGCTTGGCATCCTTGCAGCTATGAACAAAACTACAAACCGCATTGTAATGCCTATTCTCGACGTAATGCAGACAATGCCGGCTTTTGTATACCTTATCCCGGCTATTCCGTTCTTCGGTCTTGGTAAGGTCGCAGCTATTTTTTCAACAGTCATCTTTGCCATGCCGCCGTCCATCAGGCTTACCTGCCTCGGTATCCGTCAGGTTCCCACAGAGCTTGTTGAATGTGCCGAAGCCTTTGGTTCGACCAGATGGCAGAGACTGATAAAACTTGAACTTCCACTGGCCACCAACACAATTCTGGCCGGTGTAAACCAGACCGTTATGCTCTCGCTGTCCATGGTTGTTATCGCCGCCATGATCGGAGCGAAAGGACTCGGTGGTGAAGTCTGGAAGGCTATCCAGCGACTCCAGATGGGTAATGGATTTGAAGCAGGTATAGGTATTGTAATCGTCGCCATGATTCTTGACCGCGTGCTCCAACAGATAGGTAAACGCAATAACTAA
- a CDS encoding metallophosphoesterase: MSFHIKVTIIYILCYLYIRLWICRMLSEKKKTKLIILIATDIMTLSLPIAVFSRDFMPLNLKLILLGAGYTWAAIIACSVPLAVCFEPLRIGLKFLAPNLKIPKEKIFALLCCGCIIMVVGGYISATSPVVKEVHYDFSNGTGTAKEYDIAAVSDFHAGELMTRKTVARMVEAINKTTPDLIILAGDTLDSRDCLPSGALKELAKLSAPLGKYAVLGNHEYYIGADWSVARLKEQGINILRDNSTVIDNRLLLVGRDDFAGLRFNSTRIPLADILEKAPELPTIVIDHTPRELEEAADCGVKLQFSGHTHNGQLFPFNYLVDKIFENSFGELIKKQTVFYVSSGIGFWGPPLRTNSRSQIILMRITL, translated from the coding sequence ATGTCATTTCATATAAAAGTCACCATTATTTACATACTTTGCTATCTCTACATACGGCTTTGGATATGCAGAATGCTGAGTGAGAAAAAAAAGACAAAACTCATCATTCTCATTGCCACCGACATAATGACACTAAGCCTGCCCATAGCTGTTTTCTCCAGAGACTTCATGCCGTTAAATTTAAAGCTTATCCTTTTGGGCGCAGGTTACACCTGGGCTGCGATCATCGCATGCAGTGTGCCACTGGCGGTCTGCTTTGAACCGTTGAGGATAGGACTAAAATTTCTTGCCCCCAACCTGAAAATTCCTAAAGAAAAAATTTTTGCCCTGCTCTGCTGCGGTTGCATCATCATGGTTGTAGGCGGATATATCAGTGCAACTTCCCCTGTTGTTAAGGAAGTTCATTATGATTTTTCCAATGGTACTGGAACAGCTAAAGAATATGACATAGCCGCTGTATCAGATTTTCACGCAGGTGAACTGATGACCAGAAAGACCGTTGCCAGAATGGTCGAAGCCATTAACAAGACAACACCGGACCTGATAATTCTTGCCGGAGACACGCTTGATTCCAGAGACTGCCTACCAAGTGGGGCTCTTAAAGAGCTTGCAAAACTGTCTGCACCGCTGGGTAAATATGCTGTGCTTGGCAACCATGAATATTACATCGGTGCCGACTGGTCTGTAGCCAGACTGAAAGAACAGGGCATAAATATACTAAGAGACAACAGCACCGTCATAGACAACCGCCTGCTTCTTGTAGGGAGAGATGATTTTGCCGGTCTGCGTTTTAACTCAACCAGAATCCCATTGGCTGATATCCTTGAGAAAGCACCTGAACTACCGACCATAGTAATTGATCATACCCCCAGAGAACTTGAAGAAGCTGCCGATTGCGGAGTTAAACTTCAATTTTCAGGACATACTCATAATGGTCAGCTATTTCCATTCAACTATCTTGTGGACAAAATTTTTGAAAACAGTTTCGGGGAACTTATCAAGAAACAAACTGTATTCTATGTCAGTAGCGGAATAGGATTCTGGGGTCCGCCGCTGCGCACCAACAGCAGATCCCAGATAATTCTGATGCGGATCACTCTTTAA
- a CDS encoding RNA recognition motif domain-containing protein, with translation MAKNIYVGNLPWSSTEDDVRDAFSQFGEVFSVKLIEDRETGRPRGFGFVEMEDQGALEAIDSLNDSDFGGRNIKVNEARPRTERRPRW, from the coding sequence ATGGCTAAGAACATTTATGTAGGCAACCTGCCCTGGAGTTCAACTGAAGACGACGTTCGCGATGCTTTCTCCCAGTTTGGTGAAGTATTTTCTGTTAAACTGATTGAAGACCGTGAAACTGGACGTCCTCGTGGATTCGGATTCGTAGAAATGGAAGACCAGGGCGCTCTGGAAGCCATAGACAGCCTCAATGACAGCGACTTCGGTGGTCGTAACATTAAGGTTAATGAAGCCCGCCCCCGCACTGAACGCCGCCCTCGTTGGTAG
- a CDS encoding DUF3124 domain-containing protein, which translates to MKSKILFSFFLFLSFFANPVGSYAHESFMGQLLYVPVYSHIYIGDSDRPFLLSVTLSIRNTSRSDKIRVTQVDYYDSNGNLLKKYVDKPVEIKEFSSIRYVVRQSDKEGGSGAKFLVRWESSKRVSAPVVESIMIGASSQQGISFSSRGKELEKH; encoded by the coding sequence ATGAAATCAAAAATTCTGTTCTCCTTTTTTCTTTTCCTTTCCTTTTTTGCCAATCCGGTTGGCAGTTATGCCCACGAGTCATTCATGGGGCAATTGCTTTATGTTCCTGTATATTCACACATTTATATTGGGGACAGTGATCGTCCTTTTTTATTGAGTGTTACTTTAAGTATCAGGAATACAAGTAGAAGTGATAAAATACGTGTTACTCAAGTTGATTACTATGATTCCAATGGAAATCTGTTGAAGAAGTATGTCGACAAACCTGTAGAAATAAAAGAATTCAGCTCGATAAGATATGTCGTCAGGCAGTCCGATAAAGAAGGCGGCTCCGGGGCAAAATTTCTGGTCAGGTGGGAGTCCTCTAAAAGAGTTAGTGCTCCGGTTGTGGAGTCCATAATGATCGGGGCCTCTTCTCAGCAGGGAATTTCTTTCAGCTCAAGAGGAAAAGAGCTTGAAAAGCATTAA
- a CDS encoding quaternary amine ABC transporter ATP-binding protein, with protein MSKIKVENLYKIFGTQPEKVIKLLENGATKSEIMDKTKHGVGVNNANFEVEEGEIVVVMGLSGSGKSTLVRCINRLIEPTHGKVYIDDEEITSLNRDQLRKMRLSKMGMVFQNFALFPHRTVLSNTLYGLEIKGEDLEKSKKAALEALELVGLAGWENSYPKQLSGGMQQRVGLARALALNPDILLMDEAFSALDPLIRRDMQDELINLQDKMQKTILFISHDLDEALKLGDRIVLMKDGEIVQVGTPEDILTDPANDYVRRFVEDVDITKVLTAESVMKKTEAVGYLKTDGPRAALRKMQKNNISSLFVVNQERRLVGVVGAEDCAMLVEQGSKDLTDVICTDIRTVLPETPAQDLFTIIQNINYPLAVVSESNHLKGVIVRGTLIGALAERGGN; from the coding sequence ATGAGTAAGATCAAAGTTGAAAATCTCTACAAAATTTTCGGAACTCAACCGGAAAAAGTAATCAAGCTTTTAGAGAACGGAGCTACTAAAAGCGAAATTATGGACAAAACCAAACACGGGGTCGGCGTAAATAATGCCAACTTCGAAGTTGAAGAAGGTGAAATTGTCGTTGTAATGGGATTGTCCGGAAGTGGTAAATCCACTCTGGTCCGCTGCATAAACCGCCTGATAGAACCCACACACGGAAAAGTTTATATTGATGACGAGGAGATAACCTCTTTAAACCGGGACCAGCTTCGTAAAATGCGTCTCAGCAAAATGGGAATGGTTTTTCAGAACTTCGCCCTTTTCCCGCATAGAACTGTTTTGAGCAATACCCTGTATGGACTTGAGATCAAAGGCGAAGATCTTGAAAAGTCCAAAAAAGCCGCACTTGAAGCCCTTGAGCTTGTAGGACTTGCCGGATGGGAAAACTCCTATCCGAAACAACTTTCCGGAGGAATGCAGCAGAGGGTCGGCCTTGCCCGCGCACTGGCTCTTAATCCTGATATTCTCCTCATGGACGAAGCGTTCAGTGCTCTCGATCCACTTATCCGCAGAGATATGCAGGATGAGCTCATCAATCTTCAGGACAAGATGCAAAAGACAATTCTCTTCATCAGTCATGATCTTGATGAAGCGCTGAAACTCGGTGACCGCATCGTACTGATGAAAGACGGTGAGATTGTGCAGGTCGGAACGCCGGAAGATATTCTGACAGACCCTGCCAACGATTATGTTCGCCGTTTTGTTGAAGACGTGGACATCACCAAAGTACTCACAGCCGAATCTGTAATGAAGAAAACCGAAGCTGTCGGATATTTAAAGACAGACGGCCCCCGCGCGGCTCTGCGTAAAATGCAGAAAAATAATATTTCAAGCCTGTTCGTCGTCAATCAGGAACGCCGCCTTGTCGGTGTTGTCGGCGCGGAAGACTGCGCAATGCTAGTGGAACAGGGCAGTAAAGATCTCACTGATGTCATTTGCACCGATATCAGAACAGTTCTTCCTGAAACGCCGGCTCAGGACCTTTTCACAATAATCCAAAACATAAACTATCCTCTGGCTGTCGTCAGCGAATCCAACCACCTTAAGGGTGTAATCGTGCGCGGAACTCTCATCGGAGCACTGGCTGAAAGAGGAGGAAACTAA
- a CDS encoding PAS domain S-box protein, which produces MHDISIKPEVMVLGSNIAPSIVVEKYYPDTPRIDFKIFEDLTQALNSVKDFEFTAIVAGSDSYAESDSKLVTLLREGLKNRKTPVFFIAYQEQLEKNMNTVLEHDDVEYILNAESCAVLLAGRIKSLLNRCSELCSLNEHNKELEVFNNHCRDAFDSMPIGYVSYKLSEDGKEFIVTSLNKFTTVITGISEDGAVGKSLIEAFPHLAGSGLQKIFRRVLETGKSEFSNERTITGSGEDRWFRDHVYRMSSGEVAVLFSDITEIMHARLELKKSEDMLKAALDVVNDGVWSWDLENDEMFFSPRFFEMLGYSEGELEHSRHVLRSLVYPDDIQALDKKVENDLKKGKSYSIEIRMKHKDGGLCWILSRGRACEFDSEGLPTRAVGTHVDITSQKESELKIRKSESSLAAAQRIANMGSWELIPGAERMEWSDHTFELFGYHAGEIVPTVDFLRSLVIPAERHKINEILSCSLRDETSRQAEFRVRRADGVVRNFLSVVSSDCASESASNVFHGVFLDITKRKRAEEHLIEQQTILDSILTGIKAAFLIVDPDTMEILDSNEQAADLFGLDKEQILSSRCQNLLESDLCDIEDFLDEDFVGEGSFLDRELTFKGPDGNIIPISLSRIELLMDGAPCFALILFDITEKKSLERQLSFAQKLEAVGQLAAGIAHEINTPIQYIGGNLSYLESTFEKVSALIEKSNALKEELSDSSELKSASSFLETLEEVNSEFIEEEFPMAIKDSLHGVEQVASIVLAMKKFSHPEVEEKTAVDINDAVSSVVTVAKNEWKYASELNLNLGDNIPLVMCNPGEINQAVLNVLVNAAHTNADKMKVTGAMGKIDISTRVKKNFVEISISDTGNGIKDEDADKIFDPFFTTKEVGKGTGQGLSITYSIMEKNGGSIDFKSKLGEGTVFTLRVPIAENS; this is translated from the coding sequence ATGCATGATATCAGTATCAAACCGGAAGTCATGGTGCTAGGGAGCAATATTGCTCCTTCCATTGTTGTGGAAAAATATTACCCGGATACACCTCGTATAGATTTTAAAATTTTTGAAGACCTGACACAGGCTTTGAACTCTGTTAAGGACTTTGAATTTACTGCAATCGTAGCAGGTTCCGATTCTTACGCTGAAAGTGACTCAAAGCTGGTCACATTATTGCGGGAAGGCTTGAAGAACCGCAAAACGCCTGTATTTTTTATTGCGTATCAGGAACAGCTTGAAAAAAATATGAATACGGTGCTTGAACATGATGACGTTGAATATATTTTAAATGCCGAATCATGTGCTGTTCTTCTGGCCGGCAGAATAAAATCCCTGTTGAATAGATGTTCTGAACTGTGCTCTCTAAATGAGCATAATAAAGAACTGGAGGTTTTTAATAATCACTGCCGTGATGCTTTTGACAGTATGCCCATTGGATACGTCAGCTATAAGCTGTCAGAAGACGGAAAGGAATTTATTGTCACCAGTCTTAACAAGTTCACAACGGTAATTACCGGAATTTCGGAGGATGGTGCTGTTGGAAAATCTCTGATCGAAGCTTTTCCGCATCTTGCGGGATCTGGATTGCAGAAAATATTCAGAAGGGTTTTGGAAACCGGAAAATCTGAATTCAGTAACGAGAGGACTATTACCGGAAGCGGAGAAGACCGCTGGTTCAGGGATCATGTTTATAGAATGTCATCCGGTGAAGTTGCTGTTCTCTTTTCTGATATCACCGAAATAATGCATGCCCGGCTTGAGCTTAAAAAAAGTGAGGACATGCTTAAAGCGGCACTGGATGTGGTTAATGACGGTGTCTGGTCGTGGGATCTTGAAAACGATGAAATGTTTTTCAGTCCGAGATTTTTTGAGATGCTGGGGTACAGTGAAGGCGAGCTGGAACACAGCAGACATGTTTTGAGAAGCCTTGTTTATCCTGATGATATTCAGGCTCTGGATAAAAAAGTTGAAAATGATTTGAAAAAAGGAAAATCATATTCAATTGAAATAAGAATGAAGCATAAGGACGGTGGGCTTTGCTGGATATTAAGTCGTGGCCGCGCCTGTGAATTTGATTCCGAAGGTCTGCCGACCAGAGCTGTTGGTACCCATGTTGATATCACCTCTCAAAAAGAGTCCGAGCTGAAAATAAGAAAGAGCGAGTCCAGCCTTGCCGCCGCCCAGAGAATAGCCAATATGGGAAGCTGGGAGCTGATACCCGGCGCAGAGCGTATGGAGTGGTCTGATCATACATTTGAACTTTTCGGATATCATGCCGGTGAAATCGTTCCTACTGTAGATTTTTTAAGAAGTCTGGTTATTCCTGCCGAGCGCCACAAAATTAACGAAATCTTAAGTTGTTCGCTTCGGGATGAAACTTCCAGACAGGCTGAATTCAGAGTCAGAAGAGCTGACGGTGTTGTCAGGAATTTTTTATCTGTGGTCTCGTCTGACTGTGCGTCTGAAAGTGCCTCTAATGTTTTCCACGGAGTCTTTCTGGACATAACTAAACGCAAGCGGGCCGAAGAACATCTTATCGAACAGCAGACCATTCTTGATTCAATTTTGACGGGAATAAAAGCAGCGTTTCTCATTGTTGATCCTGACACAATGGAGATTCTGGACAGCAACGAGCAGGCCGCGGATCTTTTCGGATTGGATAAAGAACAGATTCTATCCAGCAGGTGTCAGAATCTTCTGGAGTCTGATCTCTGTGATATTGAAGATTTTCTGGATGAAGATTTTGTAGGAGAAGGATCTTTTCTTGACCGCGAGTTAACATTTAAAGGCCCTGACGGTAATATTATTCCTATTTCGTTAAGCCGTATTGAACTTCTGATGGATGGTGCGCCGTGTTTTGCTTTGATTCTTTTTGATATAACCGAAAAGAAAAGTCTTGAGCGTCAGCTTTCATTTGCCCAGAAGCTTGAGGCAGTAGGTCAGCTTGCTGCTGGAATAGCACACGAAATAAACACTCCTATTCAGTATATAGGCGGAAATCTTTCTTACCTTGAATCAACCTTTGAAAAGGTTTCCGCGCTGATAGAAAAAAGCAACGCTTTAAAGGAAGAACTGTCTGATTCTTCTGAATTAAAATCTGCATCTTCATTTCTGGAAACATTGGAAGAAGTTAACTCCGAATTTATTGAAGAAGAATTCCCCATGGCAATAAAGGATTCCCTGCACGGGGTGGAGCAGGTTGCCTCAATTGTTCTGGCTATGAAGAAATTTTCTCATCCTGAGGTAGAGGAAAAGACCGCCGTAGACATAAATGATGCTGTTTCAAGTGTTGTTACTGTTGCTAAAAATGAATGGAAATATGCTTCGGAGTTGAACTTGAATCTCGGGGATAATATCCCTCTTGTCATGTGCAATCCCGGTGAAATAAATCAGGCTGTTTTAAATGTCCTTGTAAATGCGGCTCATACAAATGCTGATAAAATGAAAGTAACAGGGGCGATGGGTAAAATTGATATTTCAACCAGAGTGAAAAAGAATTTTGTCGAAATTTCCATATCCGATACCGGCAACGGCATAAAAGACGAGGATGCAGATAAAATTTTTGATCCATTTTTTACAACTAAAGAGGTTGGTAAAGGGACCGGACAGGGGCTGTCTATCACCTATTCAATTATGGAAAAAAATGGTGGAAGTATTGATTTTAAATCGAAGCTTGGAGAAGGCACAGTCTTTACTTTACGGGTTCCGATAGCGGAAAATTCCTGA
- a CDS encoding multiheme c-type cytochrome has product MEYPIWHLTALGGGFWIALIATVHVFVAQFAVGGGLFLVVSERQAYKSGSEELLEYVRKHSKFFLLLTMVFGGVTGVAIWFIISLLSPQGTLTLIRQFVFAWASEWVCFAGEIVALLVYFYSWKKMDRRDHMRVGWLYFAFAWMSLFLVNGIIAFMLTPGGWLESGSFWQGFFNDTFWPSLLFRTFICIMLAGLFGYVTSTWIKDTKIRCSMVRLCSLWTLVGFLFMLPCGWWYIKALPAAQSELMFDQSHRIHYFMQWFQYLAPVVFIGGLIMSFCMPRKVKLSGAVLLLILALGLTGSFEFIREAGRKPFVIWGYMYSNSVLVDKAAEMQGNSFFKHAKWAPEDLRQITDKNRMDAGRWLFQMQCASCHSIGGPLNDIKKRTSKYSPAGMDAFLSGMGKLSRYMPPFFGDKSERMALADYITEELNGYNHASPQGITQKDNAVQKAADGEYVLLAWPLQGMSIVSNDGMIQFASSQGNQLRAQLILKGDSPEVITDDVSLVCRVKGSANEYKMVAGDGYFESELIIYKSTTADGYDPLPVAEVEARDSDGKVIASTVTDVPATSRMNCYNCHGGKSFSETGGLADSTAMDILRTHDRDNRTDFCSLVEKGEQVKCSSCHNGKSQLGVSAALHGFHAVYLSGRSNDACTMCHPPESMRGFHTSVGLECVNCHGYIEDQAIALLKGEASVHSSGRFLKLLATSSDFNSAEEINPRQAWKQEPDCLTCHEDFSDPIAFSAFNVWNGDKAELYSNRKGDMSAIMCAACHDAPHAVFPSENELDNMGAIRLMGEAKPVGSGGTCTVCHENEMEYPAHHPGMGLE; this is encoded by the coding sequence ATGGAATATCCGATATGGCATCTTACGGCATTAGGCGGAGGATTTTGGATCGCCCTCATTGCTACGGTTCATGTTTTTGTTGCACAATTTGCTGTCGGTGGCGGATTATTTCTGGTTGTAAGTGAAAGGCAGGCTTATAAAAGCGGTTCTGAAGAATTGCTGGAATATGTGCGGAAACATTCCAAATTTTTCCTTTTGTTGACTATGGTTTTCGGTGGAGTGACCGGTGTTGCTATCTGGTTCATCATTTCTTTACTGAGTCCTCAGGGTACACTGACACTTATAAGACAATTTGTTTTTGCGTGGGCCTCGGAGTGGGTCTGTTTTGCCGGGGAAATTGTAGCCCTGCTTGTATATTTTTATTCATGGAAGAAAATGGACCGCAGGGATCATATGCGGGTTGGCTGGCTTTATTTTGCTTTTGCATGGATGTCTCTTTTTCTGGTTAACGGCATAATTGCATTTATGCTGACTCCGGGTGGCTGGCTCGAAAGCGGAAGTTTCTGGCAGGGCTTTTTTAATGACACTTTCTGGCCATCACTTTTATTCAGAACTTTTATCTGTATCATGCTGGCCGGTCTTTTCGGCTATGTGACCTCAACGTGGATAAAGGATACTAAAATCAGGTGCTCCATGGTCCGGTTATGCAGTTTATGGACTCTGGTAGGCTTTCTGTTCATGCTTCCTTGCGGATGGTGGTATATAAAGGCTCTTCCTGCCGCACAAAGTGAACTGATGTTTGATCAGTCCCACCGCATTCACTACTTTATGCAGTGGTTTCAATATCTCGCCCCTGTGGTTTTTATTGGCGGACTTATTATGTCTTTCTGCATGCCCCGAAAAGTCAAACTATCCGGGGCCGTACTGCTTCTTATTCTTGCTCTCGGGCTTACTGGATCGTTTGAATTTATTCGTGAAGCAGGTAGAAAACCGTTTGTTATCTGGGGATATATGTATTCAAACTCGGTGCTGGTTGATAAAGCAGCTGAAATGCAGGGTAACAGCTTTTTCAAACATGCAAAGTGGGCCCCTGAGGATTTACGTCAGATAACTGATAAAAATAGAATGGATGCCGGCAGATGGCTGTTTCAGATGCAGTGTGCATCCTGTCATTCCATAGGCGGACCTCTTAATGATATAAAAAAGAGAACCTCAAAATATTCTCCTGCGGGTATGGATGCTTTTCTTTCTGGAATGGGAAAACTCAGCAGGTATATGCCTCCGTTTTTCGGTGATAAAAGTGAAAGAATGGCGTTGGCCGATTATATCACCGAAGAGTTGAATGGTTATAACCATGCTTCACCGCAAGGGATTACTCAAAAAGATAATGCCGTTCAGAAAGCCGCTGACGGAGAATATGTTCTGCTTGCCTGGCCGTTGCAGGGAATGAGCATTGTGAGCAATGATGGCATGATTCAGTTTGCATCAAGTCAGGGAAATCAGCTGCGCGCACAACTGATTCTTAAAGGTGATTCTCCTGAAGTTATAACAGATGATGTCTCATTGGTTTGCAGAGTCAAAGGCTCTGCAAATGAATATAAAATGGTTGCTGGAGATGGCTATTTCGAGTCTGAGCTGATTATATATAAATCAACCACGGCAGATGGTTACGATCCCCTGCCCGTGGCCGAGGTAGAAGCCCGTGACAGTGATGGCAAAGTAATCGCTTCAACCGTGACTGATGTTCCGGCAACCTCAAGAATGAACTGCTACAACTGTCATGGCGGGAAATCATTTTCAGAGACTGGCGGTCTGGCCGATAGCACCGCTATGGATATTTTGAGAACTCATGACCGTGACAACAGAACTGATTTTTGTTCACTGGTTGAAAAAGGTGAGCAGGTAAAATGCTCTTCATGTCACAATGGTAAAAGTCAGCTTGGTGTTTCCGCAGCTCTTCACGGTTTCCATGCCGTGTATTTAAGTGGACGGTCTAATGATGCCTGCACAATGTGTCATCCACCTGAAAGTATGCGTGGTTTTCACACTTCAGTCGGCCTCGAATGTGTTAACTGCCATGGCTATATAGAGGATCAGGCTATTGCTTTGCTTAAAGGTGAAGCTTCAGTGCATTCATCAGGAAGGTTTTTGAAACTGCTTGCTACAAGTTCTGATTTCAATTCAGCTGAAGAAATTAATCCAAGGCAGGCCTGGAAACAGGAACCTGATTGCCTGACCTGCCATGAGGATTTCAGCGACCCGATAGCTTTTTCAGCCTTCAATGTCTGGAATGGTGATAAAGCAGAACTTTACAGTAATCGTAAAGGAGACATGTCTGCCATAATGTGTGCAGCATGCCATGACGCTCCGCACGCTGTATTTCCATCCGAAAATGAACTTGATAATATGGGAGCTATTCGCCTGATGGGAGAAGCTAAACCAGTAGGATCAGGAGGTACTTGTACCGTCTGCCATGAAAATGAAATGGAGTACCCGGCGCATCATCCGGGGATGGGCTTGGAGTAA
- a CDS encoding DEAD/DEAH box helicase, protein MIEFKDMGLSEVILEALESKGFSAPTPIQELTIPVLLKGEKDIIGQARTGTGKTAAFGLPIIEKIKERAGHVQAIILAPTRELACQVADELNTLKGKKRISVVSIYGGQSMMPQIRSLKRGADIVVGTPGRILDHLSRKTLKLDGISFFVLDEADEMCNMGFLEDVSKIMESASEDRHTLLFSATMPPEVQHIAEKFMGEYEKIVVKPQKDENPLTDQFFHEVNERDKFEALCRVIDAQEGFYGLVFCRTKADTDRIASLLAEKGYPADPIHGDLSQARREEILSRFKRGRCKILVATDVAARGIDVPDLTHVVNFSLPQDPESYVHRIGRTGRAGKSGVAVTIIAPHEFGRFKFITRNAGFKQVQKRPLPKVEDVIEAKKARLGAELTAIAESGKHLSYISLAEELLDGGEPVEIIATMLKRSFGNELDINSYRKIEDVKGFSQNGGGSRNARGSRVRLTAEIGRAHGMTPRKFVDMIARKARIHPVRVQNVKINGKYSTFTVPASETDGILRALNHSTRDGRPFARRRK, encoded by the coding sequence ATGATAGAATTCAAGGATATGGGCCTTTCAGAAGTAATTCTTGAGGCTTTGGAAAGTAAAGGTTTCTCAGCTCCTACCCCTATTCAGGAGCTCACTATTCCCGTTCTCCTCAAAGGAGAAAAAGACATCATAGGTCAGGCACGCACAGGAACAGGAAAAACAGCTGCCTTCGGACTGCCCATCATAGAAAAAATCAAGGAACGCGCCGGACATGTTCAGGCAATAATTCTGGCCCCAACCCGTGAACTGGCCTGTCAGGTTGCGGATGAACTGAACACCCTCAAAGGTAAAAAAAGAATTTCCGTCGTCAGTATTTATGGCGGCCAGTCAATGATGCCCCAGATCAGAAGTCTGAAACGCGGTGCCGATATTGTCGTTGGTACTCCGGGTCGTATTCTGGACCATCTCAGCAGAAAGACTCTCAAGCTTGATGGAATTTCATTCTTCGTTCTTGATGAAGCTGATGAGATGTGCAACATGGGCTTCCTCGAAGATGTTTCCAAAATTATGGAAAGTGCATCAGAAGACAGACACACTCTGCTGTTTTCTGCAACAATGCCGCCTGAAGTGCAGCACATTGCCGAAAAATTCATGGGTGAATACGAAAAAATAGTGGTCAAGCCACAAAAAGATGAAAATCCTCTGACAGACCAGTTCTTCCATGAAGTCAACGAAAGAGACAAATTTGAAGCTCTCTGCCGTGTAATTGACGCTCAGGAAGGATTTTACGGTCTGGTATTCTGCCGTACAAAGGCTGATACCGACCGCATAGCATCACTTCTGGCTGAAAAAGGATACCCTGCTGATCCAATTCACGGAGATCTTTCTCAGGCAAGGCGCGAAGAAATCCTTTCCCGTTTTAAACGTGGCCGCTGCAAAATTCTCGTGGCAACCGATGTTGCAGCACGCGGAATTGATGTTCCCGACCTTACACACGTTGTAAACTTCTCCCTGCCTCAGGACCCGGAAAGTTATGTTCACCGCATCGGACGTACCGGCAGAGCTGGTAAATCCGGAGTTGCGGTTACGATCATCGCTCCGCATGAATTCGGACGCTTCAAGTTTATAACCCGCAATGCAGGCTTTAAACAGGTTCAGAAACGCCCTCTTCCTAAAGTTGAGGATGTAATCGAAGCTAAAAAAGCACGCCTTGGCGCTGAGCTTACAGCAATAGCTGAAAGCGGAAAGCACCTTTCCTATATCAGTCTGGCTGAAGAGCTGCTTGATGGCGGAGAGCCGGTCGAAATCATTGCAACCATGCTCAAAAGATCTTTCGGAAACGAACTTGATATCAATAGCTACAGAAAAATTGAGGATGTCAAAGGATTTTCTCAAAATGGCGGTGGCTCTAGAAATGCAAGAGGTTCAAGAGTTCGCCTGACAGCAGAAATAGGCCGCGCTCACGGTATGACCCCTCGCAAGTTCGTGGACATGATCGCTCGCAAAGCCCGTATCCATCCGGTCAGAGTTCAGAATGTCAAAATTAACGGTAAATACTCCACATTTACTGTTCCTGCATCTGAAACAGATGGAATTCTGAGAGCTCTCAACCACTCAACCAGAGATGGCAGACCTTTCGCTAGAAGACGCAAATAG